The following are from one region of the Mycolicibacterium diernhoferi genome:
- a CDS encoding NAD-dependent epimerase/dehydratase family protein gives MPKKLVIGGSGFVGSNVIRKLVERGDDVRVMLRKTSSTRAIDDLEVERCYGDVFDDEALQVAMADCDVVYYCVVDARAWLRDPAPLIRTNVEGLRHVLDAAVDTELRRFVFMSTIATLAVSTDGTPVTEDQPCNWYADGGAYTQCRVDAENLVLQYANEKGLPAVALCISNTYGPRDWQPTPHGGLIAMIAAGKAPFYFRGIGQEVVGIEDAAEAMILASEKGRVGERYIISDRFLTTRELHTLAAEAGGVRPPWLPIPRRVLLALSSVAQLAGDLTGREIKFARRAFNMVDKMSALDHGKAERELGWKPAPIEDSIRDAVAFYRAHDMM, from the coding sequence ATGCCCAAGAAGTTGGTGATCGGCGGCAGCGGGTTCGTCGGGTCGAACGTCATCCGCAAGCTGGTGGAACGCGGCGACGACGTTCGGGTGATGCTGCGGAAGACCAGTTCCACTAGAGCAATCGATGACCTTGAGGTCGAGCGTTGTTACGGGGACGTCTTCGACGACGAGGCGTTACAGGTTGCGATGGCAGACTGCGACGTGGTGTATTACTGCGTCGTCGATGCCCGGGCCTGGCTGCGCGATCCTGCGCCGCTGATCCGCACGAACGTCGAGGGGCTGCGCCACGTCCTCGATGCCGCGGTGGATACCGAGCTCCGACGCTTCGTGTTCATGTCCACCATCGCGACCCTGGCAGTCAGCACCGATGGCACGCCGGTCACCGAGGATCAGCCGTGTAACTGGTACGCCGACGGTGGCGCGTATACCCAGTGCCGCGTGGATGCCGAAAACCTGGTCCTGCAGTACGCCAATGAGAAGGGTCTGCCCGCCGTCGCGCTGTGCATCTCGAACACGTACGGTCCGCGTGACTGGCAGCCCACCCCGCACGGCGGGCTCATCGCGATGATCGCAGCCGGCAAGGCGCCCTTCTACTTCCGGGGCATCGGTCAGGAGGTGGTGGGCATCGAGGACGCCGCCGAAGCGATGATCCTGGCCTCGGAGAAGGGACGGGTCGGTGAGCGTTACATCATCTCCGACAGATTCCTGACTACCCGCGAACTGCATACGCTTGCGGCCGAAGCCGGCGGCGTGCGCCCGCCGTGGCTGCCGATACCGCGACGGGTGCTGCTGGCGCTGTCGTCGGTCGCCCAGCTCGCCGGTGACCTGACGGGACGTGAGATCAAGTTCGCCCGAAGGGCATTCAACATGGTGGACAAGATGTCTGCGCTCGATCACGGTAAGGCCGAACGCGAGCTCGGCTGGAAACCGGCCCCCATCGAAGATTCGATCCGGGATGCTGTCGCGTTTTACCGCGCACACGACATGATGTGA
- a CDS encoding nuclear transport factor 2 family protein, translated as MDIQEISDRLEIQGLLAKYARAVDTRDWDLWRSLFTEDATVDYSSAGAIAGTRDEVSAWLEAALGAMQMMQHFISNVEIDIAGDTAEVRAMFYNPMQLPGMSELSFCGGYYHHSVVRTPAGWRSRALREENAWFTNPLQPVEN; from the coding sequence ATGGACATTCAAGAGATCAGCGACCGGCTCGAAATCCAAGGCCTGCTGGCCAAGTATGCCCGCGCGGTGGACACCCGGGACTGGGACCTGTGGCGCTCACTGTTCACCGAGGACGCCACCGTGGACTATTCGTCGGCCGGAGCCATCGCCGGTACCCGAGATGAGGTGTCGGCGTGGCTGGAAGCGGCCCTGGGCGCGATGCAGATGATGCAGCACTTCATCAGCAATGTCGAGATCGACATCGCCGGTGACACCGCCGAGGTACGCGCCATGTTCTACAACCCGATGCAGTTACCGGGCATGTCTGAACTGAGCTTCTGCGGCGGTTACTACCACCACTCCGTGGTGCGGACACCGGCAGGCTGGCGTAGCCGAGCGCTACGAGAAGAGAACGCCTGGTTCACCAATCCGCTGCAACCCGTCGAGAACTGA
- a CDS encoding nuclear transport factor 2 family protein — MAHSLEQRVQLIEDRQAITDLQYRYINCNDGGWAGPTHHDPQKVAEMFTENGVWEGPLGSVRVEGREAIVELFRQFQVIPFIVHHVMNPLIEVTGDQARGQFHAIISTTTAEGQAFWTFGRYRTEYRRTPQGWRYSTMSFEASAVTTYEKGWGVEQFVGQESVKPQFDTTNR; from the coding sequence ATGGCGCACTCGTTGGAACAACGCGTTCAACTGATCGAGGACCGACAAGCCATCACCGACCTGCAGTACCGCTACATCAACTGCAACGACGGCGGGTGGGCCGGCCCGACCCACCACGATCCTCAGAAGGTCGCGGAGATGTTCACCGAAAACGGCGTCTGGGAGGGGCCGCTGGGCTCGGTACGTGTCGAGGGCCGGGAGGCCATCGTGGAGTTGTTCCGCCAGTTCCAGGTGATCCCGTTCATCGTCCACCATGTGATGAATCCTTTGATCGAGGTCACCGGGGACCAGGCTCGGGGCCAGTTCCACGCCATCATCAGCACCACGACCGCTGAAGGACAGGCCTTCTGGACCTTCGGCCGATACCGCACCGAGTACCGACGCACGCCACAGGGCTGGCGATACAGCACCATGTCGTTCGAAGCCTCCGCCGTGACAACGTACGAGAAGGGCTGGGGCGTAGAACAGTTCGTCGGCCAAGAAAGTGTAAAACCCCAGTTCGACACCACCAACCGATAG
- a CDS encoding AMP-binding protein, with the protein MLANGLRQAPDAEFRVHSDVRPWSGTFADVERIGRRLAQGLRDRGVGPGDVVAFQLPNWMEAAATFWAASFLGAVVVPVVHFYGAKEIRHIIATAKPKVFITFQEFGRTRYQEDLYDDVPIVGVVGRDFEDLLAAAPFAEEPAIAASDPAVIAFTSGTTRNAKGVVHSHQTLGFETRQLGDAYPPGLERQLTAAPVGHFIGMLNAFLIPVVKGTPIYLTDGWNPAQTLSLMLSDGLTFGGGAPYFVISLLDHPDFTPAHLDYMRYAGMGGSSVPAATARRLHDQGVNVWRSYGSTEHPSVVSTHYTAPAEKRMYTDGKPLPGAEIRLSADGEILSRGPDLCLGYLDQDLTAAAFDAEGWYHSGDIGVLDDDGYLSIVDRKSDIIIRGGENISAMEVEEVLQTLPGVAEAVAVAAPDERFGERTAAVLRMKPDASLPSMDDLRAHFARSGLAKQKWPEEIHQVEEFPRTPSSKIQKALIRKMVADSRAV; encoded by the coding sequence ATGCTCGCCAACGGGCTGCGACAAGCGCCCGACGCCGAGTTCCGGGTGCACTCGGACGTTCGGCCATGGTCGGGGACCTTCGCCGACGTGGAACGGATCGGGCGCCGGCTCGCGCAGGGCCTGCGGGACCGTGGCGTCGGCCCCGGCGACGTGGTCGCATTCCAGTTGCCCAACTGGATGGAAGCCGCAGCGACCTTCTGGGCCGCATCATTTCTCGGCGCGGTGGTGGTCCCCGTTGTGCATTTTTACGGCGCCAAGGAGATCCGCCATATCATTGCGACAGCGAAACCCAAGGTGTTCATCACTTTCCAGGAATTCGGCCGGACCCGCTACCAAGAGGATCTCTACGATGACGTTCCCATTGTCGGCGTGGTGGGCCGTGATTTCGAAGATCTGCTCGCCGCGGCACCGTTTGCCGAGGAACCTGCGATCGCTGCGTCTGATCCCGCGGTCATCGCCTTCACTTCGGGCACCACACGCAATGCGAAGGGTGTCGTCCACAGTCACCAGACACTCGGGTTCGAGACACGGCAGCTGGGCGATGCGTACCCGCCGGGGCTGGAACGTCAGCTCACCGCGGCTCCGGTCGGTCATTTCATCGGGATGCTGAACGCGTTCCTGATCCCCGTGGTCAAGGGCACTCCGATCTACCTCACCGATGGCTGGAACCCTGCCCAGACGCTCTCATTGATGCTCTCCGACGGTCTGACCTTCGGCGGTGGCGCGCCTTATTTCGTGATCAGCCTGCTTGATCACCCCGATTTCACTCCCGCGCATCTGGACTACATGCGGTATGCCGGTATGGGCGGCTCGTCGGTGCCGGCCGCGACGGCGCGGCGGCTGCACGATCAGGGAGTCAACGTGTGGCGGTCCTACGGTAGTACCGAGCATCCCTCTGTCGTCAGCACGCATTACACCGCACCCGCCGAGAAACGGATGTACACCGACGGAAAGCCGTTGCCGGGGGCGGAGATCCGGTTGTCCGCTGACGGCGAGATTCTCAGCCGGGGACCCGACCTCTGCTTGGGATACCTGGATCAGGACCTGACGGCCGCTGCTTTCGACGCCGAGGGCTGGTACCACTCCGGAGACATCGGCGTGTTGGACGACGACGGCTACCTGAGCATCGTGGACCGCAAGTCCGACATCATCATCCGCGGAGGCGAGAACATCAGTGCCATGGAGGTGGAGGAGGTGCTGCAGACCCTGCCGGGAGTGGCCGAGGCGGTGGCCGTCGCGGCGCCGGACGAGCGCTTCGGTGAACGCACCGCCGCGGTGCTGCGGATGAAGCCGGATGCTTCGTTACCGAGCATGGATGATCTTCGCGCGCACTTCGCGCGCTCCGGGTTGGCCAAGCAGAAGTGGCCCGAGGAGATCCACCAGGTCGAGGAGTTCCCCCGTACGCCCAGTTCGAAGATCCAGAAGGCCCTGATACGCAAGATGGTCGCGGACTCGCGGGCGGTCTAG
- a CDS encoding LLM class flavin-dependent oxidoreductase, which yields MAKRMIFTLLLMDAIGHNFHGGWRHPNARNREFKGFDLWVDLAKKAEQAKVDAFFFTDVMGVQGQYNGSSDIVFEMAMNVPIGDCTMVIPAMAQQTDNLGFLYTSSVISHHPFVFARAVSTLDSLSKGRIGWNIVTSANERAFRNLGLPGNLSHDERYAWAQEYVDVTYKLWEGSWDVDAIVDDAERGVYTDPAKVHDINHAGTRYQVEGFNLMEPSPQRTPVLAQAGGSPAGLDFASRHAELMFLSAFSLETITQQVNSVRELARAAGRRDGDILFLQGMMFVIGSTDEEAYRKWGELEAWRSPEAQTAYFSSLSGTDLGRYDPATPLEDILDEIPGIQGAFLAVINAWPEGIKPTVKDFLTSLSLPQMVVGSPDTIADRLTEYQGAGVDGVQVMNALLPDSYEEFFEHLVPVLQDKGLMQREYRPGTLREKLFDTATPDISERHPARGYRGRFA from the coding sequence ATGGCCAAACGGATGATCTTCACCCTGTTGCTGATGGATGCCATCGGGCACAACTTCCACGGCGGCTGGCGCCATCCAAACGCCCGCAACCGCGAATTCAAGGGATTCGACCTGTGGGTCGATCTGGCGAAGAAGGCGGAACAGGCCAAGGTCGATGCGTTTTTCTTCACCGACGTGATGGGCGTGCAGGGGCAGTACAACGGATCCAGCGACATCGTCTTCGAGATGGCGATGAACGTGCCGATCGGCGACTGCACGATGGTGATCCCGGCGATGGCCCAACAGACCGACAACCTCGGCTTCCTGTACACCAGCTCGGTGATCTCGCACCACCCCTTCGTCTTCGCCCGCGCGGTCAGCACGCTCGACAGCCTCAGCAAAGGCCGGATCGGGTGGAATATCGTCACCTCGGCCAATGAGCGCGCATTCCGCAATCTCGGTCTGCCCGGCAATCTTTCGCATGACGAGCGCTACGCCTGGGCGCAGGAGTATGTCGACGTCACCTACAAGCTGTGGGAGGGGTCCTGGGACGTCGACGCCATCGTCGACGACGCCGAGCGGGGTGTCTATACGGACCCGGCGAAGGTGCACGACATCAACCACGCCGGCACCCGCTATCAGGTCGAAGGCTTCAACCTGATGGAGCCCTCACCGCAACGCACCCCGGTGCTGGCCCAAGCCGGTGGTTCCCCGGCCGGCCTCGACTTCGCGAGTCGGCATGCGGAATTGATGTTTCTGTCCGCCTTCTCGCTGGAGACGATCACCCAGCAGGTGAACAGCGTGCGGGAGTTGGCGCGCGCAGCCGGCCGTCGGGACGGCGACATCCTGTTCCTGCAGGGCATGATGTTCGTCATCGGCTCCACCGATGAAGAGGCCTACCGCAAATGGGGTGAGCTGGAGGCCTGGCGCAGCCCGGAGGCCCAGACCGCGTACTTCTCCAGCCTCAGCGGCACCGACCTCGGCCGCTACGATCCGGCGACCCCGTTGGAGGACATCCTCGACGAGATCCCCGGAATCCAGGGGGCTTTCCTGGCGGTCATCAACGCCTGGCCCGAGGGCATCAAGCCGACGGTGAAGGACTTCCTGACTTCGCTGTCGCTTCCGCAGATGGTGGTCGGCTCACCGGACACGATCGCCGATCGCCTGACCGAGTACCAAGGTGCGGGAGTGGACGGCGTCCAGGTGATGAATGCGCTGCTGCCGGACAGCTACGAGGAATTTTTCGAGCATCTGGTGCCGGTGCTGCAGGACAAGGGTCTGATGCAAAGGGAGTATCGGCCGGGAACCCTGCGGGAGAAGCTGTTCGACACCGCGACACCGGACATCAGCGAGCGTCATCCCGCCCGCGGATACCGCGGCAGGTTCGCTTAG
- a CDS encoding TetR/AcrR family transcriptional regulator produces the protein MAASSRRVGAETSKTRDTLLDCVETMMIEEGYASVTYRALASKAGVTPSLVQYYFPALDDIFIAAISRYSQRNLAFLNKILEKRTDDPLRALWEYNWDEATGVLMTEFMALGNHRKSIRAEIAAVTESARKAQLDALTAKFGKDARPVGDLSLPALQLLISSLPKFLNLEKGIGVQTAHAELTKVFEDYLDTVEPRTTASKSSASRRRTKKADG, from the coding sequence ATGGCAGCATCCAGCCGACGCGTCGGCGCCGAGACGTCGAAGACGCGCGACACGCTACTCGACTGCGTCGAAACGATGATGATCGAAGAGGGCTATGCCAGCGTCACTTACCGCGCGCTGGCATCCAAAGCCGGTGTCACCCCGAGCCTCGTACAGTACTACTTCCCGGCCCTCGACGACATCTTCATCGCCGCGATCTCGCGCTACTCGCAGCGGAACCTGGCTTTCCTGAACAAGATCCTGGAAAAGCGCACCGACGATCCGCTGCGGGCATTGTGGGAATACAACTGGGATGAGGCGACCGGCGTGCTGATGACCGAGTTCATGGCGCTCGGTAACCACCGCAAGTCGATTCGGGCCGAGATCGCCGCGGTGACCGAGAGCGCCCGCAAGGCCCAATTGGACGCGTTGACAGCAAAATTCGGGAAAGACGCGCGCCCGGTCGGCGATCTGTCCCTACCGGCGTTGCAGTTGTTGATCTCCAGCCTGCCCAAGTTCCTCAACCTGGAGAAGGGTATCGGCGTGCAGACCGCGCACGCCGAACTGACCAAGGTCTTCGAGGACTACCTCGATACGGTCGAGCCGCGGACCACTGCAAGCAAATCGTCGGCGTCCCGGCGCCGCACCAAGAAGGCCGACGGCTAA
- a CDS encoding geranylgeranyl reductase family protein, translating to MTGRYDVVIAGGGPSGSAAAWQAAQSGARVAVLDKAEFPRDKPCGDGLTARAVSYLQKMGLADEVATYHRVNRVTVFSPSEWELTFPRRPGMPDHGHTVSRTHLDTVLLKHAESAGAEVYQGAEVAGPELDARGRVVGVVLKSGEKVLGDAVIAADGAYSPIKRALKLDSQYNGYSAIAIRSEMNLNRPDNDSLDIYLKLLFQGDQLPGYGWVFPMGGSRFNIGLGYVNSYKNWQSINATQFLGDFLRTLPAEWEVPPIEELKKNKSVRAWRLPMGFTAWPPWRPGVLFAGDALGAGKPVSGAGISKALESGLTAGECAVAALVNGGPDDFTNYEQRMRAAWGREYRRGRFFNKLAGNPAIASAGLKALDNRTFRDLLLKSMYKKAQSPQHT from the coding sequence ATGACCGGTCGATACGACGTCGTGATCGCGGGTGGTGGGCCGTCGGGGTCGGCCGCGGCCTGGCAGGCCGCCCAGAGCGGTGCGCGGGTCGCGGTGCTGGACAAGGCCGAGTTCCCGCGCGACAAGCCGTGTGGTGACGGACTCACCGCCCGCGCGGTGAGTTATCTGCAGAAGATGGGCCTGGCCGACGAGGTGGCCACCTACCACCGGGTGAACCGGGTGACGGTCTTCAGCCCCAGCGAGTGGGAGCTGACCTTCCCGCGTCGCCCGGGGATGCCCGATCACGGCCACACCGTCAGCCGCACCCATCTGGACACCGTGCTGCTCAAGCACGCCGAATCGGCCGGCGCCGAGGTCTACCAGGGCGCCGAGGTCGCCGGTCCGGAGCTCGACGCACGCGGCCGGGTCGTGGGCGTGGTGCTCAAGAGTGGGGAAAAGGTGCTCGGCGATGCGGTGATCGCCGCCGACGGCGCGTACTCCCCCATCAAACGCGCCCTCAAACTCGACTCGCAGTACAACGGCTACTCGGCCATCGCCATCCGTTCCGAGATGAACCTCAACCGTCCCGACAACGACAGCCTCGACATCTATCTGAAGTTGCTGTTCCAAGGCGATCAGCTGCCCGGGTACGGCTGGGTGTTCCCGATGGGCGGCAGCCGCTTCAACATCGGGCTGGGTTATGTGAACAGCTACAAGAATTGGCAGTCCATCAACGCCACCCAGTTCCTGGGTGACTTTCTGCGGACCCTGCCCGCCGAATGGGAAGTCCCGCCGATCGAGGAGCTGAAGAAGAACAAGAGCGTTCGGGCGTGGCGGCTACCGATGGGCTTCACGGCCTGGCCGCCGTGGCGGCCGGGGGTGCTGTTCGCGGGGGACGCACTGGGCGCCGGCAAGCCGGTGTCCGGTGCCGGGATCTCCAAGGCGCTGGAATCGGGACTGACGGCCGGTGAATGCGCGGTCGCCGCGCTCGTCAACGGCGGTCCCGACGACTTCACCAACTACGAACAGCGGATGCGGGCAGCCTGGGGTCGCGAATACCGGCGTGGCCGATTCTTCAACAAACTCGCCGGGAATCCCGCAATCGCGAGTGCGGGCCTGAAGGCACTGGACAACCGCACATTCCGCGACCTACTACTCAAGTCGATGTACAAGAAGGCGCAGAGCCCGCAGCACACCTAG